The following coding sequences lie in one Halococcus salsus genomic window:
- a CDS encoding primase-like DNA-binding domain-containing protein — translation MKRDHIRVVPTSEDISGRDVASTIATLHAIWDDQSISKLDKWLPTRSGSKEPINYTFHIVSMGEDEAVEMYYHVDNDEHIDTLKERLDSIYPATFSVEKVHTDIVGKLIEPIEYDRDDFLRKLEQDELYYDYRTDNRMDMTRVLSEEREPRYGEDGIEYDVRPRANLDSEMFQRNSRFLHGESLSLRINRMDRVPSDGLLNTLRRPTVASLADPDPEVVKAVLDSKRESDHGSGSGIATDGAGTTQTEYPEDAPLPLAHGDLTPDEPRTANTSYLGEAGTKIVDTVFARPPLKELTPVGIRWRAKVDQTDDWMTSLKRFSEKVYTSASSDEIEAHEGEPPLTTVIEYLTKSKQPLAVQIRFSPMENWTKAREDREDEIQQVEQRGSEWTRFFTGIFETSQPVPEHEDEYYYNQAPEPAPEEPIEPLEGSDDANRMRMLEEVQQRRSFLVNMSAFAVLGPDQQSPDSELDHRLNQLTSAFQAFNGPLYNVVGERLGGGYLADKDLNREFERFINHTVDTSNTHFWNPSKPRIDFVLDPEELANFIVVPPTHHLSVEATRGTRAQQQTQSPLPRPHSGVMDRLRGALEVGYALNQNGHPEDEPVGVPVSSLTKHYARFAATGGGKSIAAENDQLALSRNTSGPMFIVDAKGGGYLRDYMRAYRAEFGKEALEENIIYFDFPDELPGISFFDIRQAMAGGKDRQDAVQDVADQFVEILKVVFGHQRFEEAKTAGNLIRYFVKILFDKKYGREHGFNRESTDFFAYKDLEWLIARLETVANSEEYGKLPKTSNDQVEMRVHRRIENSPDSFLNSLEGVKSRLDEVFQDPRLRQIFNNTSPELSFQELLESDKQVLFDLGDLRNSSADTVTGIFMITLFTALKNHDMSTKPDDYLVNLQIDEAAKVVVSEPMREFLQEGREFRLCLGMMTQFPEQIKLEGNQTVFKNVLNNVRTTLAGNVPFDEDLAEAFSHEDMDAEEAKYRLRNMADGEWMVKTLDPGWGEGHPPPFSIRTMDIPPGHPESDDPLTAEQENEFQRIVEEIRERAANEYGVVDDREISELSVPPSVQSVVGVSENIDELIAKAIGAVQIDSGSEARAENDPVLASDVLEKVHDYYTKSAQKAKSDDSIPSLDEASDEYAPPNPTMLIETARNRSDLIDVEPDKTATDPQMILTEAGEESIQIETGDVKSSGGEGHDSMLEAIEHKFGREGFTVNVLEQDGSDMPDATAEHTALNDTLVLEAETTTPTKPPKVLENLKKAQRMDGTPVFVVKPGEDDVDVDESGHDDEYWARRVENVLADPVKKTEEDSGVIHYYVSDYLFRINDKVPAIRPVTGDKGRTKWTREDGDLVVRDGEGNEHARISSLDAAGITDVPAIDMYDEYAEKHTVQRKDQPDLEYESLDELEEEWVRIKRPAIPDEMLPNPEYDRGDYHIVILSPDNDDQPMFYRDGDTFPLAPPTQEPAETDAEAGNDSDSEATNETNSISPEDGLNEPATETDSEPASPTANDGITRDSDTDESATESDESEVEEPPEDELGGKDEGVAAFADECLVQDEDAITPITIIYPAYEAFIEEHRFEKRRKNQFSRSLKKAVEFDIETDRVEIDGTSTARYLGVGLVSQ, via the coding sequence ATGAAACGGGATCACATCCGCGTTGTTCCCACGTCGGAAGACATCTCAGGGCGAGACGTTGCATCCACGATCGCGACTCTCCATGCAATCTGGGACGACCAATCCATAAGCAAGCTCGATAAATGGCTTCCCACTCGCTCAGGGTCGAAAGAACCGATCAACTACACCTTCCATATCGTTTCGATGGGGGAGGATGAAGCGGTCGAGATGTACTATCACGTCGACAACGACGAACATATCGATACCCTCAAAGAACGGCTCGACTCCATCTACCCCGCGACATTCAGTGTCGAGAAGGTCCATACCGATATTGTCGGGAAACTCATCGAACCCATCGAATACGATCGCGATGATTTCCTCCGAAAGCTCGAGCAAGACGAGCTCTACTACGATTATCGCACTGACAATAGAATGGATATGACGCGGGTTCTTTCCGAAGAACGCGAACCCAGATACGGAGAGGACGGAATCGAATACGACGTTCGTCCGCGTGCGAATCTCGATTCGGAGATGTTCCAGCGGAATAGCCGATTCCTCCACGGGGAAAGCCTCTCTCTACGTATCAACCGAATGGATAGGGTACCGAGCGATGGTCTCCTGAATACGCTTCGTCGACCCACCGTAGCTTCTCTGGCCGATCCTGACCCTGAAGTAGTGAAAGCGGTCCTCGATTCAAAGCGAGAATCTGACCACGGGTCGGGATCTGGCATCGCAACAGATGGGGCAGGGACCACACAGACTGAATACCCCGAGGACGCACCTCTCCCCCTCGCTCATGGAGATCTAACCCCTGACGAACCCCGGACAGCGAACACGTCTTATCTCGGCGAAGCAGGGACGAAGATCGTCGATACAGTCTTCGCACGACCACCACTAAAAGAACTCACGCCAGTTGGTATCCGGTGGAGAGCGAAGGTAGACCAGACAGACGACTGGATGACGTCGCTCAAGCGATTCAGCGAAAAAGTCTATACGAGCGCCAGCTCCGACGAGATAGAAGCTCACGAGGGCGAACCACCACTCACTACCGTCATCGAGTACCTCACGAAGTCGAAGCAACCTCTCGCCGTCCAGATCCGTTTCTCGCCGATGGAAAATTGGACCAAAGCGCGAGAAGACCGCGAAGACGAAATCCAGCAAGTCGAACAACGTGGGAGCGAATGGACTCGCTTCTTCACGGGAATCTTCGAAACCAGCCAGCCAGTACCAGAACACGAGGACGAATACTACTACAATCAGGCCCCCGAACCGGCTCCAGAGGAGCCTATCGAGCCGCTCGAAGGGAGTGACGATGCAAACCGTATGCGAATGCTCGAGGAGGTGCAACAGCGCCGTTCCTTCCTCGTCAATATGTCTGCGTTTGCTGTCTTAGGCCCCGATCAACAGAGCCCGGATAGCGAATTAGACCACCGACTCAACCAGCTCACCTCAGCGTTCCAGGCGTTCAACGGGCCACTGTATAACGTCGTAGGGGAGCGACTCGGCGGGGGGTATCTCGCCGACAAGGACCTCAACAGGGAGTTCGAGCGTTTCATCAATCACACCGTCGACACCAGCAACACCCACTTCTGGAATCCAAGCAAGCCACGGATCGACTTCGTTCTTGACCCAGAGGAGCTCGCAAACTTCATCGTCGTCCCACCGACGCACCACCTCTCGGTCGAGGCCACGCGGGGCACACGCGCCCAGCAACAGACTCAAAGCCCGCTCCCACGCCCACACTCCGGCGTGATGGATCGACTCCGTGGGGCGCTCGAAGTCGGGTACGCGCTCAATCAGAACGGCCATCCCGAGGACGAGCCCGTAGGCGTTCCCGTCTCGTCGCTCACGAAGCACTACGCCCGCTTCGCCGCGACAGGTGGCGGGAAGAGTATCGCCGCCGAGAACGACCAGCTCGCGCTCTCACGCAACACCTCCGGCCCGATGTTCATTGTCGACGCGAAGGGCGGTGGCTATCTCAGGGACTACATGCGCGCCTACAGGGCCGAGTTCGGCAAGGAAGCACTGGAGGAGAACATCATCTACTTCGACTTCCCCGACGAGCTACCGGGGATCTCCTTTTTCGACATCCGTCAGGCGATGGCCGGCGGGAAGGACCGACAGGACGCCGTACAGGACGTCGCAGATCAGTTCGTCGAAATCCTGAAAGTCGTGTTCGGTCACCAGCGCTTCGAGGAAGCGAAAACTGCTGGGAATCTCATCCGCTACTTCGTGAAGATCCTGTTCGACAAGAAGTACGGTCGCGAACACGGCTTCAACCGCGAATCCACCGATTTCTTCGCGTACAAGGATCTCGAGTGGCTGATCGCCCGGCTCGAAACCGTCGCGAACAGCGAGGAGTACGGCAAGCTCCCCAAGACGAGCAACGATCAGGTCGAGATGCGGGTTCACCGCCGGATCGAGAACAGTCCCGACTCGTTCCTCAACAGCCTGGAAGGTGTCAAATCCCGACTGGACGAGGTGTTTCAGGACCCACGCCTCCGCCAGATATTCAACAACACCAGCCCGGAACTCAGCTTCCAGGAGCTGCTGGAGAGCGACAAGCAGGTGCTATTCGACCTCGGCGATCTCCGGAACAGTTCAGCCGACACCGTGACCGGCATCTTCATGATCACGCTGTTCACGGCGCTCAAGAACCACGACATGAGTACCAAGCCGGACGACTACCTCGTCAACCTCCAGATAGACGAGGCCGCGAAAGTCGTCGTCTCCGAGCCGATGCGAGAGTTCCTTCAGGAAGGTCGTGAGTTCAGACTCTGCCTCGGGATGATGACGCAGTTCCCCGAACAGATCAAGCTCGAGGGCAATCAGACCGTCTTCAAGAACGTCCTCAACAACGTTCGGACCACGCTCGCCGGGAACGTCCCCTTCGATGAAGACCTCGCGGAAGCCTTCTCACACGAGGATATGGACGCCGAGGAAGCGAAGTACCGACTCCGGAACATGGCCGACGGTGAGTGGATGGTCAAGACGCTCGATCCCGGCTGGGGAGAGGGCCACCCGCCACCGTTCAGCATCCGCACGATGGACATTCCACCCGGCCATCCCGAGAGCGACGACCCTCTCACAGCCGAGCAGGAAAACGAGTTCCAACGGATCGTCGAGGAGATCCGAGAGAGGGCCGCGAACGAGTACGGCGTGGTCGACGATCGCGAGATTTCAGAGCTCAGTGTGCCCCCGTCGGTGCAGTCCGTGGTGGGGGTCTCAGAGAACATCGATGAGTTGATCGCGAAGGCGATCGGGGCCGTTCAGATCGATTCTGGAAGCGAAGCGCGGGCCGAAAACGACCCCGTTCTCGCGAGCGATGTGCTCGAAAAGGTCCACGACTACTACACCAAATCGGCACAGAAAGCCAAAAGTGATGACTCGATCCCAAGCCTCGATGAAGCGAGTGACGAGTACGCGCCACCCAACCCAACCATGCTGATCGAGACGGCGCGAAATCGGTCTGACCTGATCGACGTCGAGCCCGACAAGACCGCGACCGACCCGCAGATGATCCTCACCGAAGCCGGCGAAGAATCGATTCAGATCGAGACTGGCGACGTCAAATCGTCGGGTGGCGAGGGACATGATTCCATGCTCGAAGCCATCGAACACAAGTTCGGCAGAGAGGGCTTTACGGTCAACGTTCTGGAGCAGGATGGAAGCGATATGCCGGATGCTACTGCGGAGCACACGGCACTCAATGACACACTCGTTTTGGAGGCCGAGACCACCACCCCGACAAAGCCTCCCAAGGTGCTCGAAAATCTCAAAAAGGCTCAGCGAATGGACGGCACTCCAGTGTTCGTCGTGAAGCCAGGAGAGGACGACGTCGACGTAGACGAGTCAGGACACGACGATGAATACTGGGCGCGGCGGGTCGAAAATGTACTCGCTGATCCCGTGAAGAAAACCGAGGAAGATTCGGGGGTAATCCACTACTACGTCAGCGATTATCTGTTCCGAATCAACGACAAAGTACCAGCAATCAGACCTGTAACTGGAGACAAAGGTCGGACCAAATGGACTCGCGAAGACGGCGACCTCGTAGTCCGAGATGGGGAGGGGAACGAACACGCTCGCATCTCGAGTTTGGATGCAGCTGGGATCACCGACGTTCCCGCGATCGATATGTATGACGAGTACGCAGAGAAACATACCGTCCAACGGAAAGATCAGCCTGACTTAGAGTATGAGTCACTTGACGAGTTAGAAGAGGAGTGGGTGCGGATCAAACGCCCCGCGATCCCTGACGAAATGCTCCCCAACCCAGAGTACGATCGCGGCGATTACCACATCGTGATCCTCTCACCAGACAACGACGACCAGCCCATGTTCTATCGTGACGGCGATACCTTCCCGCTCGCTCCACCGACCCAGGAGCCCGCCGAAACCGACGCCGAAGCCGGGAATGATTCAGACAGCGAAGCCACGAACGAAACCAATTCTATCAGCCCCGAGGACGGGCTAAACGAACCGGCTACCGAGACCGATTCCGAGCCGGCTTCCCCGACCGCGAACGACGGAATCACTCGGGATTCTGATACAGACGAATCGGCCACCGAGAGCGACGAGTCGGAGGTCGAGGAACCCCCCGAGGATGAACTCGGCGGGAAGGACGAAGGGGTGGCTGCGTTTGCTGACGAGTGCCTCGTCCAAGACGAGGATGCGATCACTCCCATCACGATCATCTACCCTGCCTACGAAGCGTTCATCGAGGAGCATCGGTTCGAGAAACGCCGCAAAAATCAGTTCTCTCGCTCACTCAAGAAGGCGGTTGAGTTCGACATCGAAACCGACCGAGTAGAGATCGATGGCACCTCGACCGCTCGGTATCTCGGTGTCGGCTTGGTTTCCCAGTAG
- a CDS encoding metal-dependent hydrolase — MSTSSKSERFAAAVQHTRTPTTSTLVAALGSLLAYAPFAGWLANDYLPFAIAGGAIVLGMSRTPDTITWRFIPHGWTHSPVGATALGAVVAAPSWWVASNIAVHAGGVLVTPLAAAKFGFALGALAGLGHTLGDLLTGTDVRPLFPMVNRSVSINLPRLLDPRDNDGVNFVGTMVVLCVVVALLSSGATAMTIP, encoded by the coding sequence ATGAGCACAAGTAGTAAATCGGAACGATTCGCGGCGGCCGTACAGCACACCAGAACGCCGACCACTTCGACACTCGTTGCGGCCCTCGGTTCGCTGCTCGCCTATGCCCCCTTCGCGGGTTGGCTCGCAAACGACTACCTCCCATTCGCGATCGCTGGCGGGGCGATCGTGCTCGGCATGTCGCGGACACCGGACACGATTACTTGGCGGTTCATCCCCCACGGCTGGACCCACTCACCCGTCGGGGCAACCGCGCTTGGAGCCGTCGTCGCCGCGCCGAGTTGGTGGGTCGCTTCGAACATCGCCGTCCATGCTGGCGGGGTGCTCGTCACTCCCCTGGCCGCCGCGAAGTTCGGCTTCGCGCTGGGGGCGCTCGCCGGCCTCGGTCACACGCTGGGTGACCTCCTGACCGGCACCGACGTGCGCCCGCTCTTCCCGATGGTCAACCGCTCCGTTTCGATCAATCTGCCCCGACTCCTCGACCCCCGCGACAACGACGGCGTCAACTTCGTCGGCACGATGGTCGTCCTCTGCGTGGTGGTCGCGTTGCTCTCGAGTGGGGCGACCGCGATGACGATTCCCTGA